In Rhodococcus qingshengii JCM 15477, the sequence AACCGTTTCCGTCACAATCGAATTCCTCAACTGGCTCACCGACCGGGACATCTCGATCGACGATCTATCCCAAGCGGATCTGGACGCGTGGCAGGCCGAAGGCCCGAGCACGCGAGAGTTCGCCATCCGGTTCCTCGCGTGGGCAGTCAAGACAAAGCTGGTCGCTCGGGACCTTACAATGACACCACATCGTCGTGGTACAAGCTCTAAGATGAGCCCTGAGGCCCAGCAAGACGTCGTCGATGGCATTACATCAAACCAACCCGCACTGAATCCGCGAGATCGAGCCGCGGCGATCCTGGTGCTCGTCTTCGGCCAACAGATCGACCGGGTCGTGAAACTCACCTGGGACCACGTCATAGTCTCAGACGAACTCGTGACCGTCACACTCGGCGACATCGCCATCGCTCTTCCCGCACCGCTCGACGAACCATTCCGATATCTCGCCGGAGAACGAGACCTCGGGAACACCGCCGCCCACCCAAGTACGCGCTGGGTGTTCCGCGGCTATATCCCTGGCCAACACATCAACCCGGGCCACTTGCGGAACCGCCTGAAGTCGACGTTCGGCACCCGCGCCGCCCGGCTCGGCACCCTGCACGAACTCACCAAGCTCGCACCCGCCGCAATCCTCGCCGACACTCTCGGCTACTCCCCTGCCACCATCGAGCGACATGCGGTGGCGTCTGCAGCCACATATGCCCGATACGTAGCGATGATTGACGCTGATGGCTAGGGTTGTGTAGCTCGAACTGCTTCTGCGG encodes:
- a CDS encoding Fis family transcriptional regulator, whose translation is MLPGIINGQQACRKCAGIKLNVDCVECGAEEELYAQGCCWRCVLRATVDRLLTNPETASINDELKPFAAALKSMKRANSGLTWINQEHVTAFLTELARTPLVSHDVIDQLPRSRTREYVRELLVTHQILPPRDGLLHRYIDWSDEALDRLKSSEHREVATRYIRWHHLRQMYCMESVSHGTFLRSKQTVSVTIEFLNWLTDRDISIDDLSQADLDAWQAEGPSTREFAIRFLAWAVKTKLVARDLTMTPHRRGTSSKMSPEAQQDVVDGITSNQPALNPRDRAAAILVLVFGQQIDRVVKLTWDHVIVSDELVTVTLGDIAIALPAPLDEPFRYLAGERDLGNTAAHPSTRWVFRGYIPGQHINPGHLRNRLKSTFGTRAARLGTLHELTKLAPAAILADTLGYSPATIERHAVASAATYARYVAMIDADG